Proteins encoded together in one Benincasa hispida cultivar B227 chromosome 1, ASM972705v1, whole genome shotgun sequence window:
- the LOC120090877 gene encoding uncharacterized protein LOC120090877 — protein sequence MVGRRRGSSFGGSIYRFGSLFGPACSCRHHRHGGVHHPWIPLGVEFSLLLGSIDSSGSARRPLSSLFRSWRWVVDVGSIDLVVGFSNPIVYLPDLLVGLSIQSSILYFCQICHLNFVRKVRHSNLRAPSSNLFKFVGYLSCLLGKVKLINKESELEH from the coding sequence ATGGTTGGTCGCCGTCGTGGGTCTTCTTTTGGTGGTTCGATCTATAGATTTGGGTCATTGTTCGGTCCAGCTTGTTCCTGTCGTCATCACCGGCATGGTGGAGTTCACCATCCATGGATTCCGTTAGGGGTGGAGTTCTCTCTTCTCCTTGGATCTATAGATTCCAGTGGGTCAGCTCGCCGTCCTCTGTCTAGCTTGTTTCGGTCGTGGAGGTGGGTCGTCGACGTTGGATCTATAGATTTAGTTGTGGGTTTTTCCAATCCGATCGTCTATTTGCCTGATCTACTCGTGGGTCTTTCGATCCAGTCGTCAATATTGTACTTTTGCCAGATCTGTCATCTCAACTTTGTTCGCAAGGTCCGACATTCCAATCTTCGAGCTCCAAGTTCGAATCTATTCAAGTTTGTGGGTTATTTAAGTTGTTTGCTTGGAAAg